In Puniceicoccus vermicola, the genomic stretch GAGCGGGGGCTGCGCCGGATCGACCTGGCGATCTCCGATAAGGCTGCGGGGTTGATCGAGGTCTTACCGGAGTTTTATCCGCAAGCCAAATGGCAACGGTGCGTGTTCCACTTCCACAAAAACATCCTGCACAAAGTGCCCAAACAAAAGCGAGAGGAAGTCATCCCCATGCTCAAGGCAATCCATGCTCAGGAAGACGCTAAGAGCGCCCGCGAAAAAGCCGTTGCCATAGTCGACAAACTCGAAGCCATGAAACTCGGATCGGCGGCCGGGATCCTTTTGAACGGAATCGACGAATCGCTCACCTACTACCAGTTCCCCAGAGAGCATCATCGTAGTATCCGGACGAACAACTTGCTTGAAAGAATCATGAAGGAAATCCGGCGAAGAACCCGAGTCGTCGGAAGCTTCCCGGATGGGAAAAGCGCTCTCATGCTCGCCTGCGCCAGACTCCGCTACATCGCCACCAAATCCTGGTCCGATACCCGCAAATATATGGATATGACCAAGCTGGAGGAAACCGAACTTCAACAAACTGCCTGAAAATCGCAGCCCCCCATGGGGGGCTATTGACATCAACTTCAACCTAACATCATAAACCAATCACCAACGCCTGAAGGCACTCAGACCTTTTTGCGAAAGATTTTGGACACTAACCAATTTTTAGAAATTGGGATTAAGTTCCTGATAGTCAGCGGATTAGGATGCGAGGAATTCCTTCAGGCTCTTCAAGCCTTTCGTAGGCAGATCGAGGATCTATCCAATAATAGTGAGAACGTATCGAGGTAACGTTCTCGAGGTTGCCCCATTTCTCTTC encodes the following:
- a CDS encoding IS256 family transposase; the encoded protein is ERGLRRIDLAISDKAAGLIEVLPEFYPQAKWQRCVFHFHKNILHKVPKQKREEVIPMLKAIHAQEDAKSAREKAVAIVDKLEAMKLGSAAGILLNGIDESLTYYQFPREHHRSIRTNNLLERIMKEIRRRTRVVGSFPDGKSALMLACARLRYIATKSWSDTRKYMDMTKLEETELQQTA